A window from Lactiplantibacillus pentosus encodes these proteins:
- a CDS encoding metallophosphoesterase family protein, translating into MLHRIAVLADIHGNLTALQAVLADARQQGATDYWFLGDLFLPGPGAQQLYQTLADVAPSVWLQGNWEQGINAIMTGTGRLEEPSTIYFARLTEYLVTHLQSAQYEELIQRPIATQLTLNGLTFQLAHNQPERSTGHDLYPAGEQTSFDHLAGNADVAVYGHTHQQVMRVSQRGQLIINPGATGQPYSPYAKFMADQRANYALLTVTDAGQISVEFRKVTYDIEQELALARKQDLPYMKLYEHLRHTGYTSTHDEKLLKQLNDEYGYQAVVQKFFGPQRDNQ; encoded by the coding sequence GTGTTACATCGAATTGCAGTTTTGGCAGATATTCACGGAAATTTGACGGCGTTACAGGCGGTGCTAGCGGATGCCCGGCAGCAGGGAGCCACAGATTATTGGTTTTTGGGTGACTTATTTCTGCCTGGCCCGGGAGCCCAACAGCTTTATCAAACATTAGCGGACGTTGCACCATCCGTCTGGCTACAAGGCAACTGGGAACAGGGGATTAACGCGATCATGACGGGCACCGGCCGTTTAGAAGAACCGTCAACGATTTATTTTGCCCGGCTGACGGAATACCTGGTCACCCATTTACAGTCGGCGCAGTATGAAGAATTGATTCAGCGACCGATTGCGACTCAGTTAACGCTAAACGGTTTGACGTTCCAATTAGCGCATAATCAGCCAGAACGTTCGACGGGCCACGACCTCTATCCAGCTGGTGAACAGACTAGTTTTGATCATTTAGCGGGGAATGCAGACGTTGCCGTTTATGGGCATACGCATCAACAAGTGATGCGCGTGAGTCAGCGGGGGCAATTGATCATCAATCCGGGCGCCACTGGACAACCGTACAGTCCGTACGCGAAGTTCATGGCGGATCAGCGGGCGAACTATGCACTGTTGACGGTCACGGATGCGGGACAAATCAGTGTGGAATTTCGCAAAGTGACTTATGACATTGAACAGGAGTTGGCGCTTGCGCGAAAACAAGACTTACCTTATATGAAATTGTATGAACATCTGCGGCATACTGGCTATACGAGCACGCATGATGAAAAATTGCTGAAACAACTGAACGACGAGTACGGGTATCAGGCAGTCGTCCAAAAGTTTTTTGGCCCCCAGCGTGACAATCAGTAG